A genomic window from Leptolyngbya sp. BL0902 includes:
- a CDS encoding glycosyl transferase — protein MTAPTLYVSITNHGFGHATRAASVAARVKELAPAVDLIVATTAPQWLLDEYLPIEYEYRPVALDIGVIQADSLTMNLPATLAKLDYLRAHQADLVAEEAAYLKQRGVDLVLADIPPLAVPLAQAAGVPCWMMSNFGWDFIYRAFGAEFAEAVAWIEGWFRQCDRLFRLPFHEEMAAFPRIEDVGLTGGSPRYSVADLRETFSLSTSPERTVLLTFGGLGVQAVPYDQLSRFPDWQFLSFDVGLPDLPNLLQVPRKGFRPVDVMPLCSRMVCKPGYSTFSEACRLGVPVITIPRDDFAEAPVLVNGLQDHSWHRVLQPEEFFQQDWDFLTAPLHPPRTDISLATDGNTPIAEAVVAYLA, from the coding sequence ATGACGGCCCCCACCCTCTACGTCTCCATTACTAACCATGGCTTTGGCCATGCCACGCGGGCGGCATCGGTGGCGGCGAGGGTGAAGGAACTTGCTCCAGCGGTTGACCTGATTGTGGCGACCACGGCCCCCCAGTGGCTGCTGGACGAATACTTGCCCATAGAGTATGAGTATCGTCCGGTGGCGCTGGATATTGGGGTGATCCAGGCCGATAGTCTGACCATGAACCTGCCTGCTACCCTCGCGAAGCTGGATTACCTTCGCGCCCACCAGGCCGATCTGGTGGCCGAGGAGGCGGCGTACCTGAAACAGCGGGGGGTGGATTTGGTGCTGGCGGATATTCCCCCCCTGGCGGTGCCCTTGGCTCAGGCGGCGGGGGTGCCCTGCTGGATGATGAGCAACTTCGGCTGGGACTTTATCTATCGCGCCTTTGGGGCCGAGTTTGCCGAAGCGGTAGCCTGGATTGAGGGCTGGTTTCGCCAGTGTGATCGCCTGTTTCGGTTGCCCTTCCATGAGGAGATGGCGGCGTTTCCCAGGATAGAAGACGTGGGCCTCACCGGGGGAAGCCCACGCTACTCGGTGGCCGACCTGCGGGAGACATTCAGCCTCTCCACGTCACCAGAGCGCACAGTACTGCTCACCTTTGGCGGGTTGGGGGTGCAAGCGGTGCCCTACGACCAACTTAGCCGCTTCCCCGACTGGCAGTTTTTATCCTTTGATGTGGGTTTGCCGGATCTGCCCAATCTCTTGCAGGTGCCCCGGAAAGGGTTTCGCCCGGTGGATGTGATGCCGCTGTGTAGTCGGATGGTATGCAAGCCGGGATACAGCACTTTTTCGGAAGCCTGCCGCCTAGGAGTACCCGTCATTACCATTCCCCGCGATGACTTTGCCGAAGCGCCCGTGTTGGTCAACGGGTTGCAAGACCATAGCTGGCATCGCGTGTTGCAGCCGGAGGAGTTTTTTCAGCAAGACTGGGACTTTCTCACAGCCCCCCTCCACCCACCCCGCACCGATATCTCTCTGGCCACCGACGGCAACACCCCCATCGCCGAGGCCGTGGTGGCGTATTTGGCCTAG
- a CDS encoding adenosine deaminase, with product MSLYAELHRHLGGSVVPRILWRYFQRNRPDLSGQFADYAAFERFYTQPRNTLAEYLELHTLVESVQTQEALPYFIYRLIRGAYIFENLAYLELRYTPYLRTPEHLPQHQRIEAMANIVEVVGRASQQVEYPIITRQILCIHSSLPHEVNRAIVELAAQYPEYVCAVDVAGGDAQYVERMEEFIQLYQRAQQLGLKTTGHLYETPAGCHPQLLPYLMRIGHGIQIPLRYPELLPELAARGQCLEVCPTTYLKTGTLQEIHQLRTVFDRCFEAGVDIAICTDNAGLHNVRLPFEYENLLTHDVIGFDVLQACQEASFRHAFAWPHNHPPSALLTDMLLEANGMDLDDAMAADREALALS from the coding sequence ATGAGTCTCTATGCCGAACTTCACCGCCATCTGGGCGGATCTGTGGTGCCCCGCATCCTCTGGCGCTACTTTCAGCGCAATCGGCCCGATCTCTCTGGCCAATTTGCCGACTATGCCGCCTTCGAGCGGTTTTATACCCAACCCCGCAACACCCTGGCCGAATACCTGGAGCTACATACCCTGGTGGAGAGCGTGCAAACCCAGGAAGCCCTGCCCTACTTCATCTATCGCCTGATTCGCGGAGCCTACATTTTTGAAAACCTGGCCTACCTCGAACTGCGCTACACCCCCTACCTCCGCACCCCCGAACACCTGCCCCAACACCAGCGCATCGAGGCCATGGCCAACATTGTGGAGGTGGTGGGCCGCGCCAGCCAGCAGGTGGAATATCCCATCATCACCCGGCAAATTTTGTGTATACACTCCAGCCTGCCCCACGAGGTGAACCGGGCGATTGTGGAACTGGCGGCGCAGTACCCCGAATACGTCTGTGCGGTGGATGTGGCCGGGGGCGATGCTCAATACGTCGAACGGATGGAGGAGTTCATCCAGCTCTACCAGCGGGCACAGCAGTTGGGCCTGAAGACCACCGGGCACCTCTACGAAACCCCCGCCGGATGCCATCCCCAGCTCTTACCCTACCTAATGCGGATTGGCCACGGCATTCAAATTCCCCTGCGTTATCCAGAACTGTTGCCGGAACTGGCGGCCCGGGGGCAGTGCCTAGAGGTGTGCCCCACCACCTACCTCAAAACAGGCACCCTGCAAGAGATTCACCAGCTCCGCACCGTGTTTGACCGCTGCTTTGAGGCTGGGGTAGACATCGCCATCTGCACCGACAACGCCGGATTGCACAACGTCCGCCTGCCCTTCGAGTACGAAAACCTGCTCACCCACGATGTAATCGGCTTTGATGTCCTCCAAGCTTGCCAAGAAGCCTCCTTCCGCCACGCCTTTGCATGGCCCCACAACCACCCCCCCAGCGCCCTGCTGACGGATATGCTGCTGGAGGCCAACGGCATGGATCTAGACGACGCCATGGCCGCCGACCGAGAAGCCCTGGCCCTATCCTAG
- a CDS encoding CobW family GTP-binding protein, whose product MSTVAPPLSSSTMDDTKHGLPVTIITGFLGSGKTTLLNHILTNQEGLKTAVLVNEFGEIGIDNDLLITADTGDDTMVELSNGCICCTINNDLMEAVYKVLERQDKIDYLVVETTGLADPLPIALTFLGTELRDLTRLDSIVTVVDAENYSLDLFNSQAAHNQIAYGDIILLNKADLVDEADLDLLEVKIRDVKEGARILRTVKSEVPLPLILSVGLFETDQYFASSRGHDHDAHGHDHGHDHDAHAHDHSHDHHGHDHHDHSHCDHDHGHCEHDHGHDHHHSDHLAIDGFTSLSFASDRPFAIRRFQYFLDNQLPESVFRAKGILWFEESPKRHIFHLSGKRFSLDDDEWKGAPKNQLVLIGQNLDHDTLREQLNHCLCMPTASRGKGFGR is encoded by the coding sequence ATGTCTACCGTTGCGCCTCCCCTGTCGTCCTCCACGATGGATGACACTAAGCATGGGCTTCCCGTCACCATCATCACTGGCTTTCTGGGCAGCGGCAAAACCACCCTGCTCAACCACATTCTGACCAACCAGGAAGGGCTAAAAACCGCCGTGCTGGTCAACGAATTTGGGGAGATTGGCATTGATAACGACTTGCTGATCACCGCCGACACGGGCGACGACACCATGGTGGAACTCAGCAACGGCTGTATTTGCTGCACCATCAACAATGACCTGATGGAGGCGGTGTATAAGGTGCTGGAGCGCCAGGACAAGATCGATTATCTAGTGGTCGAAACCACGGGCTTGGCCGATCCGCTGCCCATCGCCCTGACGTTTTTGGGCACGGAGCTGCGGGATCTGACGCGCCTCGATTCCATCGTCACGGTGGTGGATGCCGAAAACTACAGCCTGGATCTGTTCAACAGCCAAGCGGCGCACAACCAAATTGCCTACGGCGACATCATTTTGCTGAACAAAGCCGACCTGGTAGACGAGGCGGATTTGGATTTGCTGGAGGTGAAAATTCGCGATGTCAAAGAAGGGGCGCGGATTTTGCGTACCGTGAAGTCAGAAGTGCCGCTGCCGCTGATCCTCAGCGTGGGCCTGTTTGAGACTGATCAATACTTTGCTTCCAGCCGTGGCCATGACCACGACGCTCACGGTCACGATCACGGCCATGACCATGATGCCCACGCCCATGATCACAGCCACGATCACCACGGCCACGATCACCACGACCATAGCCATTGCGATCACGATCATGGCCACTGTGAGCATGATCACGGGCATGATCACCACCATTCCGACCACCTGGCCATTGATGGGTTTACCTCCCTGTCCTTTGCCAGCGACCGTCCCTTTGCCATTCGCAGGTTTCAATACTTCCTCGATAACCAACTGCCGGAATCCGTCTTCCGGGCCAAGGGCATTCTCTGGTTTGAGGAAAGCCCCAAACGCCACATTTTCCACCTCAGCGGCAAGCGCTTTTCCTTAGATGACGACGAGTGGAAAGGTGCCCCCAAAAACCAACTGGTGCTGATTGGCCAAAACCTCGATCACGACACCCTGCGGGAACAACTCAACCACTGTCTCTGTATGCCCACCGCCAGCCGGGGCAAGGGCTTTGGCCGTTAG
- the adhE gene encoding bifunctional acetaldehyde-CoA/alcohol dehydrogenase has product MAITNLEELEALIARVKAAQRQYAEFTQAQVDHIFKHAALAANMARIPLAKAAVAETGMGVVEDKVIKNHFASESIYNKYRDEKTCGVLEEDKSFGMQKIAEPVGLLAGIVPTTNPTSTAIFKALLALKTRNGIIFSPHPRAKGCTIAAAKVVLDAAVAAGAPADIIGWIDEPTVPLSQALMQHRDISLILATGGPGMVRAAYSSGNPSLGVGAGNTPAVIDATAHLKMAVSSILLSKTFDNGMICASEQSVVVEDSVYDTVRQEFADRGAYLLNAEELDKVRQIILKDGHLNGAIVGQPVQKLAELAGITIPPTARVIIGEVDIIGSEEPFAFEKLSPILAMYRAKDFADAVDKAQALISFGGRGHTAVLYTSPDNQTHIRQFEHKVETARVLINTPASQGAIGDLFNFRLDPSLTLGCGTWGGNSVSENVGVQHVLNIKTISERRENMLWFRVPPKVYFKYGCLPVALRELAGKQRAFIVTDKPLYDLGMTKGLEEVLEEVGLKYDIFYNVEPDPSLATVRRGLAVMNTFNPDMIIAFGGGSPMDAAKVMWMMYEHPEIEFEGLATRFMDIRKRVYDLPELGQKAMMIAIPTTSGTGSEVTPFAVVTDERTGIKYPLADYALTPNMAIVDPELVLNMPKGLTAYGGVDALTHALESYVSVYASEYTNGLALEAIRLLMKYLPSAYENGANDPKAREKVHYAATMAGMAFANAFLGICHSMAHQLGATFHVPHGLANALMISHVIRYNATDVPFKQAIFPQYKYPNAKWRYARIADHLQLGGSSEDEKVELLIAAIEDLKRKVNIPSSIREVINEDEHTFFAHLEGIADQAFDDQCTGANPRYPLISDLKDLYTAAYRGVQVEATLPQSADQAVEAMH; this is encoded by the coding sequence ATGGCGATTACCAACCTCGAAGAACTGGAAGCCCTGATTGCCCGCGTGAAGGCGGCCCAGCGCCAATACGCTGAATTTACCCAAGCCCAGGTGGATCACATTTTTAAGCACGCAGCCCTCGCGGCCAACATGGCCCGCATTCCCCTGGCCAAGGCGGCGGTGGCGGAAACGGGCATGGGCGTGGTGGAGGACAAGGTGATTAAAAATCACTTCGCCTCGGAGTCCATCTACAACAAGTACCGGGACGAAAAAACCTGCGGCGTGTTGGAGGAGGACAAGTCCTTTGGGATGCAGAAGATTGCCGAACCCGTGGGCCTGCTAGCGGGGATTGTGCCCACCACGAACCCGACCTCGACGGCGATTTTCAAGGCTCTGCTGGCGCTGAAAACCCGCAACGGTATTATCTTCTCCCCCCACCCCAGGGCCAAGGGCTGCACCATTGCCGCCGCCAAGGTGGTCTTGGATGCGGCGGTGGCGGCGGGGGCTCCGGCGGATATCATCGGCTGGATTGACGAACCCACGGTGCCCCTCTCCCAAGCCCTGATGCAGCACCGGGACATTAGCCTGATTCTGGCCACGGGTGGCCCCGGTATGGTGCGGGCGGCCTATTCCTCCGGCAATCCCTCCCTCGGCGTGGGGGCGGGCAACACTCCGGCGGTGATCGACGCTACGGCTCACCTGAAAATGGCGGTGTCCTCCATCCTGCTCAGTAAAACCTTCGACAACGGCATGATCTGCGCCAGCGAGCAGTCGGTGGTGGTGGAAGACTCGGTCTACGATACCGTGCGCCAGGAGTTTGCCGACCGGGGAGCCTACCTGCTCAACGCTGAAGAACTGGACAAGGTGCGGCAGATTATCCTCAAGGATGGCCACCTGAACGGCGCGATTGTGGGCCAGCCCGTCCAAAAACTGGCGGAACTGGCGGGGATCACCATTCCCCCCACCGCACGGGTGATCATCGGCGAGGTGGACATCATCGGCAGCGAAGAACCCTTCGCCTTTGAAAAGCTTTCCCCCATCCTGGCCATGTATCGGGCCAAGGATTTTGCGGACGCCGTGGACAAGGCCCAGGCGCTAATCAGCTTTGGCGGACGGGGCCACACCGCCGTCCTCTACACCTCCCCCGACAACCAAACCCACATTCGCCAGTTTGAGCACAAGGTAGAAACCGCCCGTGTGCTGATCAACACCCCCGCTTCCCAGGGGGCGATTGGCGACCTGTTCAACTTCCGCCTCGACCCCTCCCTCACCCTGGGTTGCGGCACCTGGGGCGGCAATTCCGTCAGCGAAAACGTGGGCGTGCAGCACGTCCTCAACATCAAAACCATCAGCGAACGGCGGGAAAATATGCTGTGGTTCCGGGTGCCGCCCAAGGTTTACTTCAAGTACGGCTGTCTGCCCGTGGCCCTGCGGGAGTTGGCGGGCAAACAGCGGGCCTTCATCGTCACCGACAAACCCCTCTACGACCTGGGCATGACCAAGGGTCTAGAGGAAGTCCTCGAAGAGGTTGGCCTCAAGTACGACATTTTCTATAACGTGGAACCCGATCCCTCCCTGGCCACGGTGCGGCGGGGCCTCGCGGTGATGAACACCTTTAATCCCGACATGATCATTGCCTTTGGCGGCGGCTCGCCTATGGATGCGGCCAAGGTGATGTGGATGATGTACGAACACCCCGAAATTGAGTTTGAGGGGCTGGCCACTCGGTTTATGGACATCCGCAAGCGGGTTTACGACCTGCCGGAACTGGGCCAAAAGGCCATGATGATCGCCATTCCCACCACGTCGGGTACAGGTTCCGAAGTCACGCCCTTTGCCGTAGTCACGGACGAGCGCACCGGAATCAAGTACCCCCTGGCGGACTATGCCCTCACCCCCAATATGGCCATTGTGGATCCCGAACTGGTGTTGAATATGCCCAAGGGCCTAACGGCCTACGGCGGCGTGGATGCTCTCACCCATGCGCTGGAATCCTACGTGTCGGTCTATGCCTCGGAATATACCAACGGCCTAGCGTTGGAGGCAATTCGGCTGTTGATGAAATACCTGCCCAGCGCCTACGAAAACGGAGCCAACGATCCCAAAGCGCGGGAAAAGGTTCACTATGCCGCCACCATGGCCGGAATGGCCTTCGCCAACGCCTTTTTGGGCATTTGTCACTCCATGGCCCACCAGCTAGGGGCCACCTTCCACGTCCCCCACGGGTTGGCCAACGCGCTGATGATCTCCCACGTCATCCGCTACAACGCCACCGATGTGCCCTTCAAACAGGCCATTTTCCCGCAGTACAAATACCCTAATGCCAAGTGGCGCTACGCCCGCATTGCCGACCACCTGCAACTGGGCGGCAGCAGCGAGGACGAAAAGGTGGAACTCCTGATTGCGGCCATCGAAGACCTGAAGCGCAAAGTCAACATCCCCTCCTCCATCCGTGAGGTGATCAACGAGGATGAACATACCTTCTTCGCCCACCTGGAAGGCATCGCCGACCAAGCCTTCGACGATCAATGCACCGGAGCCAACCCCCGCTATCCCCTAATCTCAGACCTCAAGGATCTCTATACAGCGGCCTATCGAGGCGTTCAGGTAGAGGCCACCCTACCCCAATCGGCAGACCAGGCGGTGGAAGCGATGCACTAA